In Aureibaculum algae, the following are encoded in one genomic region:
- a CDS encoding putative signal transducing protein produces the protein MDDNSKHIKFFTGSLIEIQRLQLDLDDQKIPSLVKNNFQSGLRSGFYGGSPSQVQLFIYQEDFDKAKPILESFKKDMGI, from the coding sequence ATGGACGACAATTCTAAACATATTAAATTTTTTACAGGCTCTTTAATTGAAATACAACGTTTACAATTAGACTTGGACGATCAAAAAATACCCTCATTGGTAAAAAATAATTTTCAATCAGGATTACGTTCTGGTTTTTATGGTGGTTCACCCTCTCAAGTACAATTATTTATCTATCAAGAAGATTTTGATAAGGCGAAACCTATTCTTGAAAGTTTCAAAAAAGATATGGGAATATAA
- a CDS encoding IS3 family transposase — protein sequence MVSTCNLLGLNRQVYYRALKSRAYRQSIAQKVIALVRAIRNVMPKLGTRKLYHILKSELLILNVGRDKLFRILKANHMLIKPKRNYHITTDSHHRFRKHKNIVSTMEINRPEQIWVSDITYVGTRNNPSYLALVTDAYSKKIVGYNLSNSLAVEGSLQALEMALENRHYREKPLIHHSDRGLQYCSNDYQELLEINNIKASMTEKYDPYENAIAERVNGILKQEFSIAKNIENIHLKSKLITNAIKIYNNLRPHLSNYMLTPTEMHKQNKLKRKQYKSKKLNDISVVKL from the coding sequence ATAGTTTCTACCTGTAACTTACTTGGGCTTAATAGACAGGTTTATTATAGAGCACTTAAATCAAGAGCTTACAGACAATCTATTGCACAAAAGGTAATTGCTTTAGTGCGTGCAATCCGTAACGTGATGCCTAAACTAGGCACAAGAAAATTATATCACATACTCAAATCGGAGTTGTTGATATTGAATGTAGGAAGAGACAAACTATTTAGAATACTTAAAGCAAATCATATGCTTATAAAACCTAAAAGAAACTATCATATAACAACTGATTCTCATCATAGATTTAGAAAGCATAAAAATATTGTAAGTACTATGGAGATAAACAGACCAGAACAGATCTGGGTTAGTGACATTACCTATGTTGGAACAAGAAACAATCCATCGTACCTAGCATTGGTTACTGATGCTTATTCAAAAAAAATAGTTGGATATAATCTTTCTAATAGTCTTGCGGTAGAAGGCTCATTACAAGCCTTAGAGATGGCTCTAGAAAATAGACACTACAGAGAAAAGCCGCTAATCCATCACTCAGATAGAGGATTACAATACTGCTCTAATGACTATCAAGAATTGTTAGAGATTAATAATATAAAAGCTAGTATGACCGAAAAATATGATCCTTATGAAAATGCAATCGCAGAAAGAGTTAATGGTATATTAAAACAAGAATTCAGTATTGCTAAAAATATTGAAAATATTCATCTCAAGAGTAAATTAATTACTAATGCAATCAAAATATATAACAACCTTAGACCGCATTTATCAAACTATATGTTAACACCAACAGAAATGCACAAGCAAAATAAACTCAAAAGAAAACAGTATAAATCAAAAAAGCTTAACGATATTAGTGTCGTTAAGCTTTAA
- a CDS encoding SusC/RagA family TonB-linked outer membrane protein codes for MMKNKVKLVRAYFLTFLLFTAAMANAQQKSVTGKVTAGDDGMPLPGVNISVKGSTTGTSTDFDGIYTIDVPGDDAVLIYSFIGFVSQEVPVGAKNEINVILQTDANDLEEVVVVGYGTRKKSDITGAVSSVKSEELTAFPVASAEQALQGRAAGVVVQSNNGGEPGAPINIKIRGNTSINASSSPLIVVDGFVGASMPQANDIESMEVLKDASATAIYGSRGSNGVVLVTTKKGKSGRLNVEFNTTYAIQNTSNSLDLLNANEFADYQNQIRTNNGVSSSYPQGTADTDWQDLIYTTGSTQNHQLSFSGGSDKINFYASTNYFKQDGIIINSDYTKLSFLSNIDAQVTDKLKLGMNLSGNRATKNGASTKSDGSVSAGGDDIITLAMRYAPDQPVYNDDGSYNFGNTVGDPVDNPYAIAKERIDETKADNFRANFYANYDIIENLTFKTTFGFSTDNQTNGIYLPRVLTQTAGGDGGRAIVETDKKTSVLSENYLTYNTELGKGNLTLLAGYSYQKTVSENFYSEATGFITDAFSYYGLGSATNVLQPDSSISTVEIQSQFGRVNYDYDDKYLLTATVRRDGASNFAANEKYAIFPSAALGWKMSNENFLKDSETISNLKLRASYGVTGNPSIGAYESLARFETLYASSNGETVSAITPEQPENPDLKWESSYQTNLGIDLGLLNNRITLSLDYYNIDTKDLILTDNSITEYLGYTGDDILANVGQINNKGFEIALSTRNIATDNFRWTTDFNWATNKNEVVKLVNNADLFYNAAPSYFSHDRSYVLRVGEEVGLFWGYDYAGVFQGGSLPAGTATLSGGVAGDPLFKDIDNSGDITEADRTTIGNPNADYTFGITNNFTYKNFDLSIFFQGSQGGDIFNMTNVQLTNGDANTTRDYFNSAWTSSNTDTNTPRVGNNSNREISSRFVEDGSYVRLKNIAVGYNLPSDVIEKLGMENIRLSFSAQNLLTFTNYSGLDPEVSYFGRGGNNNTSQNTAQGFDFGNYPTVKSFNFSLNIKF; via the coding sequence ATGATGAAAAACAAAGTAAAATTAGTGAGGGCTTACTTTTTAACATTCCTGCTTTTTACAGCAGCAATGGCAAATGCCCAACAAAAAAGTGTTACTGGTAAGGTAACCGCCGGTGATGACGGAATGCCTTTACCAGGAGTTAATATTTCCGTGAAAGGAAGTACAACTGGAACTTCAACAGATTTTGATGGTATATATACAATAGACGTACCGGGTGATGATGCAGTACTTATTTATAGCTTTATTGGTTTTGTAAGCCAAGAAGTACCTGTTGGTGCTAAAAATGAAATTAACGTTATTTTACAAACAGATGCAAATGATTTAGAAGAAGTTGTAGTTGTTGGATATGGTACTCGTAAAAAAAGTGACATAACAGGAGCTGTATCTTCAGTGAAGTCTGAAGAATTAACAGCTTTTCCTGTAGCAAGTGCAGAACAAGCACTTCAAGGTCGTGCTGCTGGTGTAGTTGTACAATCTAATAATGGTGGTGAGCCTGGAGCTCCTATCAACATAAAAATTAGAGGAAACACTTCTATTAATGCAAGTAGTTCTCCTCTTATTGTTGTAGACGGTTTTGTTGGTGCATCGATGCCACAAGCGAACGACATTGAATCTATGGAAGTATTGAAAGATGCATCTGCAACTGCCATATATGGTTCTAGAGGTTCAAATGGTGTTGTATTAGTTACTACTAAAAAAGGTAAAAGCGGTAGATTAAATGTTGAGTTTAACACTACTTATGCTATTCAAAATACTTCAAACAGTTTAGACTTATTAAATGCAAATGAATTTGCAGATTATCAAAATCAAATAAGAACTAATAATGGTGTTTCTTCTAGTTACCCACAAGGTACTGCTGACACTGATTGGCAAGACTTAATTTATACAACGGGTAGTACTCAAAACCATCAACTTTCATTTTCAGGTGGTAGTGATAAAATAAACTTTTACGCTTCTACAAATTATTTTAAACAAGATGGTATTATAATTAATTCTGATTATACCAAATTATCATTCTTATCAAATATTGATGCACAAGTTACAGATAAGTTAAAACTAGGTATGAATCTTTCAGGCAACAGAGCAACGAAAAATGGAGCTTCTACGAAATCTGATGGTTCTGTATCTGCGGGTGGAGATGATATCATTACGTTAGCAATGAGATATGCACCAGACCAACCAGTTTATAATGATGATGGTAGTTATAACTTTGGTAATACTGTAGGAGATCCAGTTGATAATCCATATGCTATTGCTAAAGAAAGAATAGACGAAACTAAAGCAGATAACTTTAGAGCGAATTTTTATGCAAATTATGATATTATAGAAAATCTTACTTTTAAGACTACATTTGGCTTTAGTACAGATAATCAAACTAATGGAATTTACTTACCAAGAGTATTGACACAGACTGCAGGAGGAGACGGCGGAAGAGCTATAGTTGAAACTGATAAAAAAACGAGTGTATTGAGTGAAAACTACTTGACCTATAATACAGAGTTAGGAAAAGGAAATTTAACTTTATTAGCTGGTTACTCTTATCAAAAAACTGTTTCAGAAAATTTTTATTCAGAAGCAACAGGGTTTATTACAGATGCTTTTTCTTACTACGGTCTAGGTTCTGCTACAAATGTATTACAACCTGATTCTTCAATTTCAACAGTAGAAATTCAATCTCAATTCGGTAGGGTTAACTATGATTATGATGATAAATATTTACTAACAGCTACTGTAAGAAGAGATGGAGCTTCTAATTTTGCAGCTAATGAAAAATATGCAATCTTCCCTTCAGCAGCTTTAGGTTGGAAAATGTCGAATGAAAACTTTTTAAAAGATAGTGAAACTATTTCTAATTTAAAATTAAGAGCTAGTTATGGTGTTACAGGTAACCCATCTATCGGTGCTTACGAATCTTTAGCTAGATTTGAAACACTTTATGCTTCTAGCAATGGTGAAACAGTATCAGCTATTACTCCAGAGCAACCTGAAAACCCAGATTTAAAATGGGAATCTTCTTACCAAACGAATTTAGGTATAGACTTAGGTTTATTAAATAACAGAATTACACTTTCGTTAGATTATTATAATATTGACACTAAAGATTTAATTTTAACAGACAATAGTATAACTGAATATTTAGGATATACAGGTGATGATATTTTAGCAAATGTAGGTCAGATTAATAATAAAGGATTTGAAATTGCCTTAAGCACTAGAAATATAGCTACTGATAATTTTAGATGGACTACAGATTTTAATTGGGCAACTAATAAAAACGAAGTGGTAAAATTAGTTAACAATGCAGATTTATTTTACAATGCTGCTCCAAGTTATTTTAGCCATGACAGAAGTTATGTTTTAAGAGTTGGTGAAGAAGTTGGACTTTTCTGGGGGTATGACTACGCAGGTGTTTTTCAAGGTGGATCATTACCAGCAGGCACAGCTACCTTATCAGGTGGTGTAGCAGGTGACCCATTATTTAAAGATATTGATAATAGTGGTGACATTACTGAAGCTGATAGAACAACTATTGGTAACCCTAATGCTGACTACACTTTTGGTATCACAAATAACTTTACGTATAAAAACTTTGATTTAAGTATCTTTTTCCAAGGTTCACAAGGTGGAGATATTTTTAACATGACTAATGTACAGTTGACTAACGGAGATGCAAATACGACTAGAGACTATTTTAATAGTGCATGGACATCTTCTAATACTGACACTAATACTCCTCGCGTTGGAAATAATAGTAATAGAGAAATTTCTTCTCGATTTGTTGAGGACGGAAGTTATGTTAGATTAAAAAATATAGCAGTAGGTTATAATTTACCTTCAGATGTTATAGAAAAATTAGGAATGGAAAATATAAGATTGTCTTTCAGTGCACAAAACTTATTGACTTTCACAAATTATTCAGGCTTAGACCCAGAAGTGAGCTACTTTGGTAGAGGTGGAAATAACAACACATCGCAGAATACGGCTCAAGGGTTTGATTTTGGGAATTATCCAACAGTTAAGTCTTTTAATTTTAGTCTTAATATTAAATTTTAA